Proteins found in one Desulforegula conservatrix Mb1Pa genomic segment:
- a CDS encoding efflux RND transporter permease subunit — MSKFFINRPIVAMVIAILTVMIGVITLEKLPIEQYPQLAPPVVRVEANYPGANAESVEESVATPIEQKINGVENMIYMKSSNTGDGRMLLDVSYSVGTNLDNANMLTQNRTTQAEARLAQEVVQQGVTVSKMNPSILMLVSLYSPDSTRDALFLNNYTMINIRDALLRIQGVSDATLFGGSEYGMRIWIRPDTLKNFGLTTTDIMTAVKEQNAQAPAGQIGAAPSKPDQEFTYTVNAPGRLTTAEEFENIIIKSTDSGAQIRLKDVARVELGGENYKAFSRLDGKAASVLALYLLPGANQLQTANGVYKALEDMKKFFPAGVDYKIVYDTTPAITESLKEIVKTLYEAIILVIIVVFVFLQSWRATLIPILTIPVSLVGTFIFFPLFGFSINTLTMFGLILAIGIVVDDAIVVVEAVMHHIEHGMQPKEATLKAMEEVSGPVIGIALILTAVFVPVAFIGGLTGRLYQQFALTIAISVLLSAFSALTLSPALSALLLKPHTGASKGLLGAFFRGFNNIFDRSTKGYVKIAGYMARKTIISLVLLACVLAGSAFFGKALPKGFVPNEDQGIFLVNAQLPNGASIERTDKVMRQIEGILSKTPGVEAANGIGGFGVMTNTFNPNYATFFAKMKPWDERTTKEESLRGILGHLQKEFSKISEAIVFPFIPPTISGFGASGGFNFILQDRSGSLSIDQLGVHTSKFLAEARKRPELANMITPFDPSVPQIKLDLDREKAKKLGVPINDVFTTLQAILGGSYINDFNRFGRLYRVYMQSESDYRQKPDDIKQFYVKSKTTNEMIPLSTLVKITPVSGTALTTRFNLLRSVEIFGAAAPGYTSGQAMAALEEVATAVLPPEMGFTYSGMSYEEKTAPSSVPTFIMAIVFVFLLLAAMYESWSLPFSVLLATPTVVLGSLLGTWLMGLDNNVFVQVGLVMLIGLAAKNSILIVEFAKMKSDEGSSPMEAAMESARLRFRPILMTAFAFLFGVIPLILAKGSGAASRIVMGVAVFSGMLVATILGVYLTPSFFVMMEKLFPKKKKAEETPAVTHGGH, encoded by the coding sequence AAACAGGCCGATCGTGGCTATGGTTATTGCCATACTCACCGTCATGATTGGCGTCATTACCCTGGAAAAACTTCCTATTGAGCAGTATCCTCAGCTTGCTCCGCCAGTTGTGCGTGTTGAGGCCAATTATCCCGGAGCAAATGCGGAATCAGTTGAAGAGTCGGTTGCAACGCCTATTGAACAGAAGATTAACGGCGTTGAAAACATGATCTATATGAAGTCATCCAATACAGGTGACGGCAGAATGCTTCTGGACGTATCCTATAGCGTTGGAACCAATCTTGATAACGCCAACATGCTGACCCAGAACAGAACCACCCAGGCAGAAGCGCGTCTGGCCCAGGAAGTTGTTCAGCAGGGTGTAACTGTTTCCAAGATGAATCCAAGTATTCTAATGCTTGTGTCCCTCTATTCTCCTGATAGTACAAGGGACGCGCTATTTCTTAACAACTATACCATGATCAATATAAGGGATGCTTTATTAAGAATCCAGGGTGTTTCAGACGCCACTCTTTTCGGAGGGTCAGAGTATGGTATGCGAATATGGATAAGGCCTGATACCCTAAAGAATTTCGGGCTTACGACCACCGATATAATGACGGCCGTAAAGGAGCAGAATGCCCAGGCTCCGGCTGGTCAGATAGGTGCGGCTCCTTCAAAGCCTGATCAGGAGTTTACATATACAGTAAACGCACCTGGCAGACTTACGACTGCTGAGGAGTTCGAGAACATTATCATAAAATCGACCGATTCAGGCGCCCAGATAAGACTGAAAGACGTGGCAAGGGTAGAACTTGGAGGTGAAAACTATAAGGCATTCAGCCGTCTTGACGGAAAAGCTGCTTCTGTTCTTGCCCTTTATCTTCTTCCAGGAGCCAATCAGCTCCAGACCGCAAATGGAGTTTATAAAGCCTTGGAGGACATGAAGAAATTTTTTCCTGCTGGCGTTGATTACAAGATTGTTTATGACACTACCCCGGCAATTACAGAATCTCTCAAAGAAATTGTAAAAACCCTTTATGAAGCGATCATACTCGTTATCATAGTTGTTTTTGTATTCCTTCAGAGCTGGAGAGCGACACTCATACCAATTCTTACTATTCCGGTTTCTCTGGTTGGTACATTCATCTTTTTTCCTCTGTTCGGATTTTCAATAAATACACTCACAATGTTCGGGCTGATTCTAGCCATCGGTATTGTTGTTGACGATGCCATTGTTGTTGTTGAGGCTGTAATGCATCATATCGAGCATGGAATGCAGCCAAAAGAGGCGACTCTCAAGGCCATGGAAGAAGTTTCAGGGCCTGTTATAGGTATCGCCCTTATCCTTACCGCAGTTTTTGTTCCTGTCGCATTTATTGGCGGTCTCACAGGAAGGCTTTATCAGCAGTTTGCTTTAACAATAGCAATATCGGTTCTTCTTTCCGCTTTCAGTGCTCTTACGCTGAGTCCTGCTCTTTCGGCGCTTCTTCTCAAGCCTCATACTGGTGCTTCAAAAGGACTTCTCGGAGCTTTCTTCAGAGGGTTCAACAATATTTTTGACAGATCCACAAAAGGCTATGTCAAGATAGCGGGCTATATGGCCAGAAAAACCATTATAAGCCTTGTGCTACTGGCTTGCGTTCTTGCTGGTTCGGCTTTTTTCGGAAAGGCGCTTCCAAAGGGCTTTGTTCCGAATGAGGATCAGGGGATATTTCTTGTGAATGCCCAACTTCCAAACGGAGCGTCCATTGAAAGAACCGACAAGGTAATGAGGCAGATCGAGGGTATACTCAGCAAGACTCCTGGTGTTGAAGCCGCCAATGGTATTGGCGGTTTTGGTGTAATGACCAACACCTTTAACCCTAATTATGCCACCTTTTTTGCCAAGATGAAGCCATGGGATGAAAGAACCACTAAAGAGGAAAGCCTTCGAGGTATACTTGGTCATCTTCAGAAAGAATTTTCCAAGATTTCCGAAGCTATAGTATTTCCTTTCATTCCTCCTACAATATCGGGTTTTGGAGCTTCCGGAGGTTTTAACTTTATTCTCCAGGACAGGAGCGGCTCGCTAAGCATCGATCAGCTTGGGGTTCATACCAGCAAATTTCTTGCCGAAGCCAGGAAAAGGCCGGAACTTGCGAATATGATTACTCCTTTTGACCCTAGTGTTCCGCAGATAAAACTGGATCTTGACAGGGAAAAGGCAAAGAAACTTGGCGTGCCGATCAACGATGTTTTCACAACACTCCAGGCAATTCTTGGAGGATCGTACATAAACGACTTCAACCGTTTTGGACGTCTTTACAGGGTTTATATGCAGTCTGAATCTGACTACAGACAGAAGCCGGACGATATTAAACAGTTTTATGTAAAAAGCAAAACAACCAACGAAATGATTCCATTGTCAACCCTTGTAAAGATAACTCCTGTATCAGGTACGGCCCTGACCACAAGATTCAACCTCCTGAGATCGGTTGAAATATTTGGCGCAGCGGCACCTGGGTACACATCAGGACAGGCAATGGCAGCGCTAGAAGAGGTTGCTACAGCTGTACTTCCTCCTGAAATGGGATTTACCTATTCAGGTATGTCTTATGAAGAAAAGACAGCACCTTCATCTGTTCCGACATTTATCATGGCTATTGTTTTTGTTTTTCTTCTGCTTGCTGCCATGTATGAAAGCTGGAGTTTGCCGTTCAGCGTACTTCTCGCCACTCCTACGGTTGTGCTCGGGTCATTGCTTGGAACCTGGCTGATGGGACTTGACAACAACGTATTTGTTCAGGTTGGCCTTGTAATGCTCATAGGTCTTGCCGCTAAAAACTCAATCCTCATTGTTGAGTTTGCAAAGATGAAGAGCGATGAAGGAAGTTCACCAATGGAAGCTGCAATGGAATCAGCCAGACTCAGATTCAGGCCGATTCTCATGACCGCATTCGCTTTCCTTTTTGGTGTAATTCCACTCATCCTCGCAAAGGGATCAGGAGCTGCATCACGAATAGTAATGGGCGTCGCGGTTTTCTCAGGAATGCTTGTGGCAACCATACTTGGTGTTTATCTGACTCCTTCGTTTTTTGTAATGATGGAAAAATTGTTCCCGAAAAAGAAAAAAGCAGAGGAAACCCCAGCTGTGACCCATGGAGGGCATTAA